The Spirosoma oryzicola genome window below encodes:
- a CDS encoding CitMHS family transporter → MLSLLGFATIALFLVLIITKRLSVITALVLVPLVFGFLAGFGPKELGEMILAGIKQVAPTGILLMFAVLYFGTMLDVGLFDPIIAAIIRLVKGDPLKVILGTAVLTMIVHLDGDGTATFMIVMSAFLPIYKQLRINRLILTGIVALSVGPMHLVPWSGTSARAISTLKTDATQLFNPNIPAIVAGIGWVLFVAYWFGLKERKRLGVSDLNYVHQESLTDQQKQFRRPRLFWVNAVLTVALITTLMKGWVPAPALFILAATVALLLNYPHLPDQQKVLRSHGNNIFMVSSMIFAAGVFSGILTGTKMIDAMATSVISLIPQQHAAWLPTLTAITSMPASLLFTPDAYYFGVVPILSQTATQFGIDPLEIGRAALLGQMTVGFPVSPLTASTFLLVGLAEVDLGDHQKFILKWAFGTTIVMTLAALLTGSIHV, encoded by the coding sequence ATGCTTTCATTACTTGGTTTCGCTACCATTGCTCTTTTTCTGGTATTGATTATCACCAAGCGGCTGTCGGTGATTACAGCGCTTGTTCTGGTGCCGTTGGTATTTGGTTTTCTGGCCGGATTTGGACCGAAAGAACTAGGAGAGATGATTTTAGCAGGCATCAAGCAGGTAGCTCCGACGGGTATTCTGCTCATGTTCGCCGTGCTGTATTTCGGGACCATGCTGGATGTTGGCCTGTTTGACCCGATCATTGCAGCCATTATTCGCCTGGTAAAAGGTGACCCGCTAAAGGTTATCTTGGGAACAGCAGTATTAACCATGATCGTCCACCTCGATGGCGATGGAACGGCTACGTTTATGATTGTCATGTCGGCCTTTTTACCGATCTACAAACAGTTGCGTATCAATCGGCTGATCCTTACGGGGATCGTCGCGCTGAGCGTGGGCCCTATGCACTTGGTACCGTGGTCTGGTACATCAGCGCGGGCTATTTCAACGCTGAAAACGGATGCTACTCAATTATTCAATCCTAATATTCCTGCCATTGTAGCCGGTATTGGGTGGGTGCTTTTTGTCGCTTACTGGTTTGGGCTAAAAGAACGCAAACGGTTAGGCGTTAGTGACCTGAACTATGTACATCAGGAAAGCCTGACCGACCAGCAAAAGCAATTTCGCCGACCCCGTCTGTTCTGGGTAAACGCCGTACTGACCGTTGCCCTGATTACTACCCTGATGAAAGGCTGGGTACCCGCTCCGGCCCTGTTCATTTTGGCCGCCACGGTTGCCTTATTGCTTAATTATCCTCACTTACCTGATCAACAAAAGGTGCTTAGAAGCCACGGTAATAACATTTTCATGGTATCGAGTATGATCTTTGCCGCTGGTGTCTTTTCAGGAATCCTGACCGGTACCAAAATGATTGACGCTATGGCTACGTCCGTCATTTCATTGATTCCCCAGCAACACGCGGCCTGGCTTCCAACGCTGACAGCCATCACCAGTATGCCCGCCAGTCTGCTATTTACACCGGATGCTTATTACTTTGGCGTTGTCCCGATCCTGAGTCAGACGGCAACCCAGTTTGGCATCGACCCGCTGGAGATTGGCAGGGCCGCTCTGCTGGGTCAGATGACGGTTGGTTTTCCGGTTAGTCCGCTGACAGCATCGACATTCCTGCTGGTCGGTCTGGCGGAGGTGGATTTAGGCGATCACCAGAAATTTATTCTCAAATGGGCTTTCGGCACCACAATCGTAATGACGCTGGCGGCTCTCTTAACTGGCTCGATTCACGTATGA